A stretch of Ipomoea triloba cultivar NCNSP0323 chromosome 13, ASM357664v1 DNA encodes these proteins:
- the LOC116001102 gene encoding uncharacterized protein LOC116001102: protein MSSIAKREFTELAIDGSNYLTWALDVEMHLTSKDLKQTIADESQSTDAQKAQALIFLRHNLNNDLKNEYLTEKDPHALWKSLKDRFDQQLSIVLPQAQFDWLNLRFQDFKSVIEYNSALHKIVSQLKLCKHEVSESDLIEKTLSTFHASNLVLQQQYRAKNYDKHSELISALLVVEKHNQLLMKNHNARPVGSAPVPEAHNIAKGWKNRRGRGKGRGGRHGRGNRRGMERIGFVPEGQSSYNPGNRRGTEHIILTQGNQNSSKKNSGHKQVCYRCGCSGHWSRTCHIPRHLVNAYQMMMKKDDKQPTKNESHHASTSLPAANAVINNDDDDLLMNYEIGDFELEE from the coding sequence atgTCTTCAATTGCCAAACGTGAATTTACTGAGCTTGCCATTGACGGTAGCAACTATTTGACTTGGGCCTTAGATGTTGAAATGCATTTGACATCAAAGGACTTAAAGCAAACTATTGCTGATGAGTCACAAAGCACTGATGCCCAGAAGGCACAAGCTCTTATTTTCCTACGCCACAATTTGAATAACGAtcttaaaaatgagtatttgacTGAAAAAGACCCACATGCATTATGGAAGTCCCTGAAGGACCGATTTGACCAACAACTATCAATTGTCCTCCCTCAGGCACAATTTGACTGGCTGAATCTGAGGTTTCAAGATTTCAAATCTGTAATTGAATATAATTCAGCCCTGCACAAAATTGTATCACAGCTGAAGCTCTGCAAACATGAAGTTTCAGAGTctgatttaattgaaaagacttTGTCTACTTTTCATGCGAGTAACCTTGTACTCCAGCAGCAGTACAGGGCTAAGAATTATGACAAACACTCTGAACTAATTTCAGCACTTCTTGTGGTTGAAAAACATAATCAGTTGTTGATGAAAAATCATAATGCACGACCAGTTGGCTCTGCACCTGTGCCTGAAGCACATAATATTGCCAAAGGGTGGAAAAATAGAAGAGGTCGTGGTAAGGGTCGTGGTGGTAGACACGGTCGCGGTAACCGTAGAGGTATGGAACGTATTGGTTTTGTCCCGGAAGGTCAAAGCTCATACAATCCCGGTAACCGTAGGGGTACAGAACACATTATTCTTACCCAAGGAAATCAAAACTCATCAAAGAAAAACTCTGGTCATAAACAGGTTTGCTACCGATGCGGATGTAGTGGGCACTGGTCCCGTACATGCCACATACCAAGGCATTTGGTTAATGCTTAtcaaatgatgatgaagaaagaTGATAAGCAACCAACAAAGAATGAATCTCATCATGCCAGTACCAGTTTGCCTGCAGCAAACGCGGTCataaataatgatgatgatgatctcctgatgaattatgaaattggaGATTTTGAGCTTGAAGAATAG